The Tenebrio molitor chromosome 5, icTenMoli1.1, whole genome shotgun sequence genome has a segment encoding these proteins:
- the LOC138131779 gene encoding potassium/sodium hyperpolarization-activated cyclic nucleotide-gated channel 2-like — translation MGCLLRLRKVEYESHRCSLKRRGSMSFLPPLGTNASYFQRFKRALRKSTLISEYNPQSLNFFRSKAEIFRIKREHIRSESWIIHPFSEFRSYYEMWMTVIWFVVIFYMPAEAAFDLFHSHIDTLLSHEERLEAEKDEFTLILRLIGLVDIGMTFCTGYAVEGRRRVVMRPIKIVKNYVLSFYFFSDVLCSLPIDFFMGDHDTQRILSIVGLLRIIRIPTLFAYSSRTIELLNIRSVTVQRVRFCLVHLLVFHWFACFLYVIPQIRLFLYGEVAAESWVETADLPDLNFMSRYIICFYRAAGALLCIIFQEKEAILWEERMVAIITFIFGKFYIFFVAVVMLNDALKKNTLEVKYYETISQVQAYMSQRQLPLKMQLRILQFYDYKYSRKFFPEKSINNLLSERLKGDMNLSVCSKMVQNVSFLANLPSYLLQQVVINLKPEIYLPNDIIIKAGSVGDCMYFLGSGTVGVWTPSGKEVCHLQDGAYFGEISLVFKDKRRTANIIALEICEVYKLDRKVFRSIFKTSSQLFSMLEEVANERLEITQMFEDVHAKTFMELSH, via the coding sequence ATGGGTTGTCTCCTACGTCTACGCAAAGTAGAATACGAAAGCCACAGATGCTCTTTGAAGCGCAGAGGGTCAATGAGTTTTCTCCCTCCCCTAGGGACAAATGCAtcatattttcaaagatttaAACGAGCGTTGAGGAAGAGCACCCTGATATCGGAATATAATCCCCAAAGTTTGAACTTTTTCAGAAGTAAAGCCGAAATCTTCCGGATTAAGCGTGAACATATTCGCTCAGAATCGTGGATTATTCACCCCTTTAGTGAATTTCGTTCCTACTACGAGATGTGGATGACTGTAATTTGGTTCGTTGTCATCTTCTACATGCCAGCTGAGGCAGCATTCGATCTCTTTCATTCACATATAGATACATTACTGTCTCACGAAGAACGACTGGAGGCCGAAAAAGATGAATTTACGTTGATATTACGGTTAATTGGCTTGGTTGATATTGGTATGACATTTTGCACTGGGTATGCTGTAGAAGGTCGGCGAAGAGTTGTGATGAGACCAATCAAAATAGTAAAGAACTACGTCTTGAGCTTTTACTTCTTTTCCGATGTGTTATGCTCACTTCCCATTGACTTTTTTATGGGAGATCATGACACCCAGCGAATCTTATCCATTGTGGGACTTTTGAGAATTATAAGAATTCCAACTTTATTTGCTTATTCTTCTCGAACCATTGAACTTTTGAACATAAGAAGTGTTACAGTTCAAAGAGTACGATTCTGTCTGGTTCATTTACTTGTGTTTCACTGGTTCGCTTGCTTCCTGTATGTGATTCCTCAGATACGTTTGTTCTTGTATGGAGAAGTGGCTGCAGAATCATGGGTGGAAACAGCCGATCTTCCGGATTTGAACTTTATGTCAAGATACATTATTTGCTTTTATCGCGCAGCAGGAGCATTGCTTTGCATCATATTTCAAGAGAAAGAAGCGATACTGTGGGAAGAGAGAATGGTGGCaattattacatttatttttggaaaattttatattttcttcgTCGCAGTTGTAATGCTAAATGATGCACTCAAGAAGAATACTCTTGAAGTTAAATACTACGAGACCATCAGTCAAGTACAAGCTTACATGAGCCAAAGACAACTGCCGTTGAAAATGCAGCTCAGGATTTTACAATTCTACGATTACAAATACTCCAGGAAGTTCTTTCCGGAGAAAAGCATAAATAATTTGCTGTCAGAGCGGCTCAAGGGAGACATGAATCTGAGTGTCTGCAGCAAGATGGTGCAAAATGTATCGTTTCTAGCTAATTTACCGTCATATCTCCTTCAACAAGTTGTCATCAATCTAAAACCTGAGATATATTTGCCGAACGATATTATAATCAAAGCTGGTTCTGTGGGAGATTGCATGTACTTTCTAGGTAGTGGAACCGTAGGCGTTTGGACACCATCGGGAAAGGAAGTTTGCCATCTTCAAGATGGTGCCTATTTCGGTGAGATTTCGTTGGTATTTAAGGACAAGAGAAGAACAGCCAATATTATCGCTCTTGAAATTTGCGAAGTGTACAAATTGGACAGAAAAGTATTCAGAAGTATTTTCAAAACGAGTTCACAATTGTTCAGTATGTTGGAAGAAGTAGCCAATGAAAGACTGGAAATCACACAAATGTTTGAGGATGTACATGCCAAAACTTTTATGGAATTATCGCATTGA